One genomic segment of Pseudomonas chlororaphis subsp. aurantiaca includes these proteins:
- a CDS encoding sugar phosphate isomerase/epimerase family protein translates to MSLFQHIGFSTNIFDNPANIAQLVEYLSEHFPAIEIEFEKDLRLLIDSDEQQWRQQRDRLNAVREATGVHYSTHAPYIGIDTDISNGDEVTRLSAVDYLGKYIARAAEIGARFITIHPGYVELDQQGLSYFEFGQLAKSLDALSAVAARHHVDILLENTGPDREKYIVLLDEQHDQLCRHSNVFLTLDLVHFHAFYHHLSSADYLEKLKNILPDIRNAHFNDVVDGKHIHIPLGSGNFDFHQVLQFMHAQGYQGNFIIEESGGGYAPEDFVTAGREYIDRLKTNAPCPH, encoded by the coding sequence ATGAGTCTGTTTCAACACATTGGTTTTTCTACCAACATTTTTGACAACCCGGCGAACATTGCACAGCTGGTTGAATATCTTTCTGAACACTTTCCTGCGATAGAAATCGAATTCGAGAAAGACCTCAGGCTGTTGATTGATTCCGATGAGCAGCAGTGGCGCCAACAGCGCGACAGGCTGAACGCTGTGCGGGAAGCAACCGGGGTTCATTATTCGACCCATGCGCCCTATATTGGCATCGATACGGATATCTCCAACGGCGATGAGGTCACCCGGCTCAGCGCCGTGGACTATCTGGGTAAATACATTGCCAGGGCTGCCGAGATTGGCGCCAGGTTCATTACGATTCATCCCGGCTATGTCGAGCTGGATCAGCAGGGTCTCAGTTACTTTGAGTTCGGGCAACTGGCCAAGTCACTTGATGCGTTGTCCGCTGTTGCGGCCCGGCACCACGTGGACATTCTTTTGGAAAACACCGGCCCCGATCGGGAAAAATACATTGTCCTGCTCGATGAGCAGCATGATCAGCTCTGCCGGCACAGTAATGTTTTCTTGACGCTGGATCTGGTGCATTTTCACGCGTTTTATCATCACCTTTCGTCTGCGGACTATCTGGAAAAACTCAAGAACATTCTTCCGGATATCAGGAATGCGCATTTTAACGATGTGGTCGATGGCAAGCATATTCATATTCCGCTTGGATCTGGCAACTTCGATTTTCACCAAGTTCTTCAGTTCATGCATGCGCAGGGTTACCAGGGAAACTTCATTATTGAAGAGTCTGGTGGTGGGTATGCGCCTGAAGATTTTGTCACTGCGGGCCGGGAGTACATCGACCGGTTGAAAACCAATGCCCCATGCCCCCATTGA
- a CDS encoding AzlC family ABC transporter permease, translating to MQITRMPGSQIKLRLNGYARQGVVDAMPVAVSFLFVFSSLGALYHEKGVHFISALLGTLLIFAAPLQVSSVDAITNNHIVAGVILTLLINFRFLFMSLVSNQYFLNVSRLKVFIAMLMFSASTFAVTHAHLQSSRLKDGKSQFYYYLGVCVPSYVMAVAATISGYLLSDYVNYTSWETFITMILPIHFTALVAKNVGNRLTVIATLVGGICAPLLNGVDSLWFTVGLPVICGIVLARISLDVEKRGAA from the coding sequence GTGCAAATAACTCGCATGCCCGGTTCGCAGATCAAGTTAAGACTTAATGGGTACGCTAGGCAGGGCGTCGTCGATGCCATGCCTGTGGCGGTTTCCTTTCTTTTCGTATTTTCTTCGTTGGGGGCACTGTACCACGAAAAAGGTGTTCATTTTATTAGCGCGCTGCTCGGCACGCTGCTGATCTTCGCAGCCCCCTTGCAGGTGTCCAGTGTCGATGCCATTACAAATAATCATATTGTGGCGGGAGTGATATTGACCCTGTTGATCAACTTCAGATTTCTTTTCATGTCGCTGGTATCGAACCAGTACTTTTTAAACGTGTCGAGGCTAAAAGTTTTTATCGCGATGCTGATGTTTAGCGCGAGCACGTTTGCCGTTACTCATGCTCATTTACAATCTTCCCGACTCAAGGATGGGAAGTCACAGTTTTATTATTATCTGGGTGTTTGTGTTCCCAGTTATGTAATGGCCGTCGCCGCTACAATTTCCGGGTATCTACTCTCCGATTACGTTAACTATACTTCATGGGAAACGTTCATCACCATGATACTGCCCATCCATTTCACGGCATTGGTGGCCAAGAACGTGGGAAATCGGCTCACGGTAATTGCCACCCTGGTCGGTGGTATATGTGCACCTCTGCTCAATGGTGTTGACAGTTTATGGTTTACCGTCGGTTTGCCTGTTATCTGCGGCATTGTTCTGGCACGGATTTCCTTGGATGTAGAAAAGCGAGGCGCAGCATGA
- a CDS encoding FAD-binding oxidoreductase encodes MPHAPIELRRAHRQTAGLAWHHAFVIAAPLGDILLMNAAYPTQSKNMGHNILLEPQNVSFSTSEAQTILEAAQQHNVSLQKGCVAGVCRVCKLKLISGDIDYLVGSTVCLTEREVSDNYFLPCCAIARSDIICSAGTAYGATSQQHPKEGVVVIYKERRGSVFIVRLKLSRHSRMAASPGQYIDVEAGENIFRSYSIANVPQRDGFIELHIRYRQGGVFSERLKDVIKLNDVLWIKGPQGDFILDESSGRDLLFMATGTGLAPIQAMLTCGLIKSDKRIHLYWGARCPQDLYFLEVIRDLESRYEHFCFTPVWSRAVADDRWKSGMGYVQDCAKNTIGCLKDFDVYACGSPAMIQEAFREFTTTCELPVAQFHSDAFYCHT; translated from the coding sequence ATGCCCCATGCCCCCATTGAGTTACGCCGGGCCCATAGGCAAACAGCGGGGCTGGCGTGGCATCACGCTTTTGTTATCGCGGCCCCCCTTGGGGACATTCTATTGATGAACGCGGCGTATCCTACGCAGAGTAAAAATATGGGACATAACATTCTTCTCGAACCCCAGAATGTCAGTTTTTCCACAAGCGAAGCACAAACGATACTGGAAGCGGCCCAGCAGCATAACGTCAGTCTGCAGAAAGGGTGTGTGGCTGGTGTCTGTCGAGTTTGCAAGTTGAAATTGATATCCGGCGATATCGATTATCTGGTTGGTTCCACGGTGTGTCTCACTGAACGCGAAGTCAGTGATAATTATTTTCTGCCCTGCTGTGCGATTGCCCGAAGCGACATCATTTGCTCAGCCGGCACTGCTTACGGCGCAACGTCACAACAACATCCCAAAGAGGGGGTGGTGGTTATTTATAAGGAGAGAAGAGGTTCCGTATTCATTGTGCGGTTAAAGCTCTCCCGGCATAGCCGGATGGCGGCATCGCCGGGTCAATATATCGATGTGGAGGCGGGCGAAAATATTTTTCGATCCTACTCCATCGCCAATGTACCGCAACGAGACGGTTTTATTGAACTGCATATCCGCTATCGCCAAGGTGGTGTATTTTCTGAGCGATTAAAGGATGTGATCAAGCTCAATGATGTGCTCTGGATCAAGGGCCCCCAAGGAGACTTCATCCTGGACGAAAGCTCAGGGCGCGATTTGCTTTTTATGGCCACGGGAACAGGGCTGGCACCTATTCAGGCCATGCTTACGTGCGGATTGATCAAAAGCGATAAAAGGATTCATCTTTACTGGGGCGCAAGATGTCCGCAAGACTTGTATTTTCTAGAGGTGATCCGAGATCTGGAAAGTCGATATGAGCATTTTTGCTTCACCCCGGTATGGTCAAGAGCCGTGGCAGATGATCGCTGGAAAAGTGGAATGGGGTATGTCCAGGATTGTGCCAAAAACACGATTGGATGTCTGAAAGACTTCGATGTCTATGCCTGCGGTTCTCCCGCCATGATCCAAGAGGCGTTTCGCGAATTTACAACGACTTGCGAGCTGCCGGTAGCCCAGTTTCATTCGGACGCATTTTACTGCCATACATGA
- a CDS encoding IS3 family transposase (programmed frameshift) → MTNSNDKSGELLGQERRRRWSPEQKLAMVRESLEPGQSVSVVARRNGINANQLFLWRKLYQDGSLSAVSAGEAVVPASELSDALKQIRELQRMLGKKTMEAEILKEAVEIARSRKLDCALTLVAGGRPVKLVSECLGVARSQLTVRIKQSVSPKVRRSRPVDDAALVVEIQQQVSELPSYGYRRVWGLLRRARETQSLSAINVKRVYRVMRDHNLLLERRLKQPGVPRRHEGRIAVKTSDTRWCSDGFEFRCEDGAKLSVTFALDCCDREAIGWVASPTGYSGDDIRDLMLESVEKRFGDQLPVTPVQWLSDNGSAYTAEQTRLFARQIGLQPVTTPVRSPQSNGMAESFMKTIKRDYVAHMPKPDRETALRNLAIAFEHYNEQHPHSALNYRSPREFRRLAPASI, encoded by the exons ATGACTAACAGCAACGATAAGAGTGGGGAGCTTTTGGGCCAGGAGCGGCGGCGCCGCTGGAGCCCAGAGCAAAAGCTGGCCATGGTTCGCGAGAGCCTTGAGCCAGGACAAAGTGTGTCGGTCGTCGCTCGGCGCAACGGCATCAATGCCAATCAGCTGTTCTTGTGGCGCAAGCTGTATCAGGACGGCAGCCTGTCGGCGGTCAGTGCTGGCGAAGCCGTGGTGCCTGCCTCCGAGCTGAGCGATGCGCTCAAGCAGATCCGTGAACTGCAACGGATGCTGGGCAAGAAAACGATGGAAGCCGAAATCCTCAAAGAGGCCGTGGAGATCGCCCGGTCGCGAAAAT TGGATTGCGCACTCACCCTTGTTGCCGGGGGACGACCAGTGAAGCTGGTCAGCGAATGTCTCGGTGTGGCGCGCTCGCAATTAACGGTTCGAATCAAGCAATCGGTATCGCCCAAAGTACGGCGAAGTAGGCCTGTGGACGATGCTGCGCTGGTGGTCGAAATCCAGCAACAGGTCAGCGAGCTTCCCAGCTATGGCTACCGTCGTGTCTGGGGATTGCTGCGTCGCGCCCGTGAAACCCAGTCGCTGTCGGCGATCAACGTGAAACGAGTTTACCGGGTCATGCGTGATCACAACTTGCTGTTGGAACGTCGACTCAAACAGCCCGGCGTGCCGCGTCGGCACGAAGGCCGTATTGCGGTGAAAACCAGCGATACGCGTTGGTGCTCGGACGGCTTTGAGTTCCGCTGCGAGGACGGGGCCAAACTGAGCGTGACCTTCGCCCTGGACTGCTGTGATCGCGAGGCCATCGGCTGGGTCGCGAGCCCGACCGGGTACAGCGGCGATGATATCCGCGACTTGATGCTGGAAAGCGTGGAGAAGCGCTTTGGTGATCAACTGCCCGTCACGCCGGTGCAATGGCTAAGCGACAACGGCTCGGCGTACACCGCCGAACAGACACGCCTGTTTGCTCGACAGATCGGCTTGCAGCCGGTGACCACCCCGGTGCGCAGCCCGCAGAGCAACGGCATGGCCGAGAGCTTCATGAAGACGATCAAGCGTGACTACGTGGCGCACATGCCCAAGCCGGATCGAGAAACGGCGTTGCGTAACTTGGCAATTGCCTTCGAGCATTACAACGAGCAGCATCCGCACAGCGCCTTGAATTACCGTTCACCAAGGGAGTTCAGGCGCTTGGCGCCAGCATCAATTTAA
- a CDS encoding integrase has protein sequence MARPRKSYGMQPETIISIETAKKPLGDMTICVGTRVFDFAQWVSVPGAIEPATRQLLSRQLYEAVHEIQSSGVSQATVLNLCASGMRYWFKYLDAESGKGRVIGCLADIIPRTVERYTEWLKKQPARGKGTISVTSARAIYNTTKTVLMNRVRAGQLGIGVFPQIPFPNADRAYVGHQAFTQGEIERLLIALLKDLDMIRSGNLPGGSEAAAMTVYLLLIAARSGRNLTPLLEMSRDAITDHPLKPDMGVLQLYKRRGFKIHRQAFRYHSIDDESASVPSDVVTLYREALARSFPLLELAPKVMQDRLWIYRARDKGVTTLNASNIDQQAIALVARHQIFSDRKTSSGQPELLKVNVSRLRKTFATRIWQLTNGNLFKTAQILGNSPRMTDSHYLAVTPEMERNHKFVGRILEGVMTGQVNEQSIRDDLSAQLSIEPEKVDLLLSGALNTGVARCSDPINGRFAPRNGTTNCQRFLHCFRCPNQVVIESDLYRLFSFYWLLIKERGLLGKSRWNSVYAWVIRVIDNDITPRFDPAVVEHERRRALATPHPMWRDRTFLGGDE, from the coding sequence ATGGCTAGACCCAGAAAAAGCTATGGCATGCAGCCAGAAACCATCATCTCGATTGAAACAGCAAAAAAACCACTTGGTGACATGACGATTTGCGTGGGAACGAGGGTGTTCGACTTCGCGCAGTGGGTATCGGTGCCGGGAGCGATCGAGCCAGCCACAAGACAATTGCTCTCACGTCAGTTGTACGAGGCCGTCCACGAAATCCAATCGTCGGGGGTCAGCCAAGCGACCGTACTGAACCTTTGTGCCTCTGGTATGCGTTACTGGTTCAAGTACCTCGACGCTGAATCGGGTAAGGGGCGCGTCATAGGGTGCCTCGCCGACATAATACCGCGCACAGTTGAACGCTACACGGAATGGCTGAAGAAACAGCCAGCAAGAGGTAAGGGAACAATCTCAGTCACATCGGCGCGGGCCATCTACAACACAACAAAAACAGTCTTGATGAACCGTGTTCGCGCTGGGCAACTCGGGATTGGCGTGTTTCCCCAAATCCCATTTCCGAACGCAGACAGAGCGTATGTTGGTCATCAGGCATTCACGCAGGGCGAGATCGAGCGCTTGCTGATAGCGCTCCTGAAGGACTTAGACATGATCCGCTCCGGTAATTTGCCTGGTGGGAGCGAGGCCGCAGCTATGACGGTCTACCTTTTGCTGATCGCTGCCAGAAGTGGTCGCAATCTCACGCCACTACTGGAGATGAGCAGAGATGCGATTACCGATCACCCGCTCAAGCCTGACATGGGCGTGCTCCAGTTGTATAAGCGTCGAGGCTTCAAGATTCACCGCCAAGCCTTTCGCTACCACTCTATCGATGATGAGTCCGCGTCCGTACCGAGCGATGTGGTCACCCTGTACAGGGAAGCACTAGCCCGATCTTTTCCGTTGCTAGAACTCGCGCCGAAGGTCATGCAAGACCGTCTCTGGATTTACCGCGCCAGGGATAAAGGCGTGACGACCCTCAACGCCTCCAATATTGACCAACAAGCCATTGCACTCGTGGCCCGTCATCAAATTTTTAGCGATAGGAAAACATCGAGCGGTCAGCCAGAGCTACTGAAGGTCAACGTATCGAGGCTACGAAAAACCTTTGCAACGCGAATATGGCAATTGACCAACGGAAACTTGTTCAAGACGGCTCAGATCCTGGGTAACAGTCCGCGCATGACTGATAGCCACTACTTGGCAGTCACGCCTGAGATGGAGCGCAATCACAAATTCGTTGGTCGAATTCTCGAAGGCGTCATGACCGGCCAAGTGAACGAGCAGAGCATTCGCGATGACTTATCTGCTCAGCTATCCATAGAGCCTGAAAAAGTTGATCTGCTACTGAGCGGCGCACTAAATACAGGTGTTGCGCGTTGCTCAGATCCAATCAATGGCCGTTTTGCTCCAAGAAACGGCACCACCAACTGTCAGCGCTTTCTCCATTGCTTTCGTTGCCCAAATCAGGTCGTAATCGAATCAGACCTGTACCGTCTGTTCAGTTTTTACTGGCTCCTGATCAAAGAGCGCGGGCTGCTTGGCAAATCGCGCTGGAATTCCGTCTATGCGTGGGTGATCCGGGTCATCGACAACGATATAACTCCCCGTTTTGATCCGGCTGTAGTTGAGCATGAGAGACGCCGAGCCCTCGCTACGCCTCATCCAATGTGGCGAGATAGGACTTTTCTTGGAGGTGATGAATGA
- a CDS encoding phosphoribulokinase, with protein MELLVSDVVAGLRTYVVVLVDEAPTVIGQLHLSLSLEAGYLTGEKPVSAELVESVLSRQLDDLEPTLTRHGYRIKDLVEQFDARPTEIKALFSNMLDPTRATELRDKMLAAGLPI; from the coding sequence ATGGAACTGCTCGTATCGGACGTAGTTGCCGGACTCCGAACGTACGTAGTGGTTTTAGTGGACGAAGCACCAACGGTCATAGGTCAGCTGCATCTGAGCCTTTCTCTGGAGGCCGGTTACCTGACCGGCGAGAAACCTGTCTCGGCGGAGCTGGTTGAGTCGGTGCTATCGCGGCAACTGGATGACCTGGAGCCGACTCTGACACGTCATGGATACCGTATTAAAGACTTGGTGGAACAGTTCGATGCCAGGCCAACCGAAATCAAAGCGTTGTTCAGCAACATGCTCGACCCGACACGGGCAACGGAGCTACGTGACAAAATGCTGGCCGCGGGATTACCGATTTGA
- a CDS encoding Rieske (2Fe-2S) protein — translation MKFLCAPGDLPEASSRGFNLEGQPLFAVRRDRQVYVYTNRCPHRGVALEWQPDQFLDPSASLIQCATHGALFLIENGECVAGPCAGQSLTAIPCREDSQGVWVQI, via the coding sequence ATGAAGTTTCTTTGCGCCCCCGGCGATCTGCCGGAGGCTTCCAGCCGAGGTTTCAACCTCGAAGGCCAGCCACTTTTCGCGGTGCGCCGCGATCGACAGGTCTACGTCTACACCAACCGCTGCCCCCATCGTGGGGTCGCCCTGGAGTGGCAGCCCGATCAGTTCCTCGATCCCAGCGCCAGCCTGATTCAGTGCGCCACCCACGGCGCGCTGTTTCTGATCGAAAACGGCGAATGCGTGGCCGGCCCTTGTGCCGGGCAATCCCTGACGGCCATCCCCTGCCGGGAAGACAGCCAGGGCGTCTGGGTTCAGATCTAG
- a CDS encoding LeuA family protein, whose amino-acid sequence MKNIRFFDTTMRDGEQGIGYLLTTQQKLTLLQKLSQLNIAVIELGMVTADQDSQSLFEQAIDTAGDQNVAALCRLHEVDIQLAVKALSKFRQSTLNLLCIGSEIHLNKKMGMSAFEAGALLDNSLAAIRDAQYAGNIYAILEDSTRGSETLLHEQIQRLIKHGIKDICLADTVGAMTPSSSYAFFSTFIRAYPDVRFSTHFHNDLGMAVANTICAIDAGVHEVQVTLGGIGERCGNASFEEVVAILSHCEGYKGQMDTIPALKDIVDLCRFFYQILGREPNTNKPIIGANAFLTCAGIHQSAILKHPETYEFINPESLGMQRGFHINRLSSRKLKQCSADL is encoded by the coding sequence ATGAAAAATATTCGCTTTTTTGACACGACCATGAGGGACGGTGAGCAAGGCATCGGCTATTTGCTCACCACTCAACAAAAACTCACGCTCCTGCAAAAACTTTCTCAGTTGAATATTGCCGTCATTGAGCTCGGCATGGTTACGGCTGATCAAGACAGCCAAAGTCTTTTTGAACAGGCCATTGATACCGCCGGTGATCAAAACGTTGCTGCGTTGTGCCGACTCCATGAAGTGGATATCCAGTTGGCTGTTAAGGCTTTAAGCAAATTCCGTCAATCGACCCTCAATCTTCTGTGCATCGGTTCGGAAATACATCTGAACAAGAAAATGGGCATGAGCGCTTTCGAGGCGGGCGCTCTGTTGGACAACTCTCTGGCCGCGATCAGGGACGCGCAATATGCCGGGAATATCTACGCGATTCTGGAAGATTCGACCCGGGGCAGCGAAACCTTATTGCATGAGCAAATCCAGCGGCTGATCAAGCACGGCATTAAGGATATCTGCCTGGCCGATACCGTCGGGGCGATGACCCCATCCAGCTCCTATGCATTTTTCTCGACTTTTATCCGCGCGTACCCGGACGTTCGTTTTTCGACGCACTTTCATAATGATTTGGGAATGGCGGTTGCGAACACCATCTGCGCCATTGATGCGGGAGTGCATGAAGTGCAGGTCACCCTCGGCGGGATCGGTGAGCGGTGTGGCAATGCCTCGTTTGAAGAAGTGGTGGCGATCCTGTCGCATTGCGAAGGCTATAAGGGCCAGATGGATACCATTCCCGCACTCAAAGACATCGTCGACCTGTGCCGTTTCTTTTACCAGATCCTGGGCAGGGAGCCTAACACCAACAAACCGATCATTGGCGCAAATGCGTTTTTGACCTGTGCCGGCATACACCAGAGCGCAATCCTCAAACATCCGGAAACGTACGAGTTCATCAATCCGGAGAGCCTGGGTATGCAAAGAGGATTCCACATTAACAGGTTATCCAGTCGCAAGCTGAAGCAATGCAGTGCCGATCTTTAA
- a CDS encoding alpha/beta fold hydrolase has translation MHKRKNLVILPGWSNDSDTLWQYQIQPLTDFYDIQTLVISSETTAAGMAKEVLRRASNKFILLGHSLGGYIAQHVALQAPERVESLILVSTFPGTLSEEQRTFFKQGMLAPLLEGSIAEHWPALNRACIAPARTEDEALLALLVAGQKLSREELINQTNVLKGARDISDKLSAINVPTLIIYGRQDQLFTMSMQEQLFDKLSNCTVNIIENCGHMPSLEQPEMTTKILKTWLRPHQCLGVFQGSCRVTV, from the coding sequence ATGCACAAACGGAAAAATCTGGTCATCCTGCCGGGCTGGAGCAACGATAGTGATACCTTGTGGCAATATCAGATTCAGCCTCTGACTGACTTCTACGACATTCAAACCCTGGTCATTTCCAGTGAAACCACGGCCGCTGGCATGGCCAAAGAAGTGTTACGGCGGGCGTCGAATAAATTCATCTTGCTGGGGCATTCCTTGGGTGGATATATCGCACAACATGTCGCCCTTCAGGCGCCTGAGCGTGTCGAAAGCCTGATTCTGGTGTCCACCTTTCCAGGTACCCTTTCCGAAGAACAACGAACATTTTTCAAACAAGGCATGCTTGCGCCTTTACTTGAAGGCTCTATCGCCGAGCATTGGCCGGCCCTAAACCGGGCCTGTATTGCCCCTGCGCGAACCGAGGACGAAGCGCTGTTAGCCCTGCTGGTCGCAGGCCAGAAGCTTTCCCGGGAAGAGCTTATCAACCAGACGAATGTGCTGAAAGGCGCACGCGACATTTCCGACAAGTTATCGGCAATCAACGTACCTACGCTCATCATCTATGGCCGCCAAGATCAGTTGTTTACAATGTCCATGCAAGAGCAGTTGTTCGACAAGCTGTCCAACTGCACCGTCAACATTATTGAGAACTGTGGGCATATGCCATCGCTAGAGCAACCGGAGATGACCACCAAGATCTTGAAAACCTGGCTAAGACCACATCAATGCCTCGGCGTTTTTCAAGGTAGTTGTCGCGTCACCGTCTAA
- a CDS encoding TetR family transcriptional regulator, with amino-acid sequence MGNDQTRRAIELAISRITKGRPKQVQLSRKLSIASVAEEAGISNATIHNRYPDLAELIRQKTNKESREKLVKKEKALQGADLLIKELRDILAERDADLKRIAIVNLRLCTEKKALQEQNALLAKENKQLEGVNRDLLSKINSPRSQVKSIR; translated from the coding sequence ATGGGAAACGACCAGACAAGGCGTGCAATCGAGTTGGCTATCTCAAGGATTACCAAGGGGCGTCCCAAGCAGGTTCAGCTGAGTCGTAAGCTAAGTATCGCCTCCGTCGCCGAAGAGGCAGGCATAAGCAATGCGACGATACACAACCGGTATCCAGACCTTGCAGAGTTAATTCGTCAAAAGACCAACAAGGAGTCGCGAGAAAAGCTCGTCAAGAAGGAGAAAGCCCTTCAGGGGGCAGATCTGCTGATTAAGGAGCTGCGTGACATACTGGCTGAGCGAGATGCAGATCTGAAGAGGATAGCCATCGTGAATCTGCGGCTTTGTACAGAGAAGAAAGCACTTCAGGAGCAAAACGCTCTGCTGGCCAAGGAGAACAAGCAATTGGAAGGCGTGAACCGTGATCTGCTATCTAAGATCAACAGTCCTAGAAGTCAGGTGAAGTCGATTCGATGA
- the sfsA gene encoding DNA/RNA nuclease SfsA, producing the protein MRFHPPLEEGRLVRRYKRFLADIETIGGELLTIHCPNTGSMFNCMVEGGQVWFSRSNDPKRKLPGTWEISETPQGRLACVNTARANTLVEEALRAGVITELNGFTALKREVSYGQENSRIDFRLDYLDVPAFVEVKSVTLGFDGSAVAAFPDAVTQRGAKHLRELACLARDGIRAVQLYCVNLSGVEAVRPAEEIDPGYAAALREAVASGVEVLAYGVSLTAEEVCIDRRLDVLLNG; encoded by the coding sequence ATGCGTTTTCATCCTCCCCTCGAAGAAGGTCGCCTGGTCCGTCGTTACAAGCGTTTTCTCGCCGATATCGAGACCATTGGCGGCGAGTTGCTGACCATTCACTGCCCCAACACCGGCTCCATGTTCAATTGCATGGTCGAGGGTGGGCAGGTCTGGTTCAGCCGTTCCAATGACCCCAAGCGCAAATTGCCCGGGACCTGGGAAATCAGCGAAACGCCTCAGGGGCGGCTGGCTTGCGTCAACACGGCGCGGGCCAACACGCTGGTGGAAGAAGCCCTGCGCGCCGGGGTGATCACTGAGTTGAATGGTTTTACCGCGCTCAAGCGGGAAGTGTCCTACGGCCAGGAAAACAGCCGTATCGACTTCCGCCTGGACTACCTGGACGTCCCGGCGTTTGTCGAGGTCAAAAGCGTCACCCTGGGCTTCGACGGCTCCGCGGTTGCGGCATTTCCGGACGCGGTGACCCAGCGTGGCGCCAAGCATTTGCGGGAGTTGGCCTGCCTGGCGCGTGACGGTATCCGGGCGGTGCAGTTGTATTGCGTCAACCTGTCGGGTGTCGAGGCGGTGCGACCGGCCGAAGAGATCGACCCCGGTTATGCCGCAGCGCTGCGTGAGGCGGTGGCGTCCGGGGTCGAGGTACTGGCCTACGGAGTAAGCTTGACCGCCGAGGAAGTGTGCATCGACCGTCGTCTGGACGTATTGCTCAACGGCTAG
- a CDS encoding tyrosine-type recombinase/integrase, with amino-acid sequence MRLLFTDNSFVLLTQPYIGIPFLLDGQMELVEPANDYLMYLALERGKTRSPKTWRNHGEALYDYFSWLEANALDWAHVPIAGHARSAVSNLAAYRNWSISLTSPSTGLRAIKPSTVNQRLTCLMGFYQWAHKQGRISSVPWDASPKFVAGNNQGFLRHAHAAKVTDGDDLRLKVFREPPKLLSLEQAKLLIQACTNKTLRLMTVLMLQTGLRNEECRTFPTKYVFDPTGLDVRKRIRVDLSPSDMLLKNSKPRTVFIGWHVMRELFDYLSFAEGAFRAKAGRTTSRSGIQLVFLNRDGHPFSEKGLNNAYRRLWSGKKPRVMFKVTPHMLRHTFATFELLHQSQRTAMGQALAWVRDRLGHSSVQTTSIYLHCIDLMENSELNTYQEELDLLGSAHG; translated from the coding sequence ATGAGGCTACTGTTCACCGATAACAGTTTCGTTCTGCTAACACAGCCTTATATTGGAATTCCTTTCCTGCTGGACGGGCAAATGGAGTTGGTAGAGCCGGCAAACGATTACCTTATGTATCTGGCGCTGGAACGAGGCAAGACGCGTAGCCCCAAGACATGGAGAAATCACGGCGAGGCACTGTACGACTACTTCTCATGGCTGGAGGCAAACGCCCTCGATTGGGCTCATGTCCCTATCGCGGGGCACGCTCGATCCGCCGTAAGCAATCTTGCCGCGTACCGGAACTGGTCAATCTCCCTGACAAGTCCATCAACGGGCTTGAGGGCCATAAAACCGAGCACTGTGAATCAGCGCCTGACATGCCTCATGGGGTTCTATCAATGGGCGCATAAACAAGGCCGCATTAGCTCCGTTCCTTGGGATGCCTCACCGAAATTTGTTGCCGGGAACAATCAGGGCTTCTTGAGGCATGCACACGCAGCCAAGGTGACAGATGGCGACGACCTTCGGCTGAAGGTCTTTCGCGAGCCGCCTAAACTTCTGTCGCTTGAACAAGCCAAGCTCTTGATTCAGGCATGCACAAATAAAACGCTTCGATTGATGACGGTGCTGATGCTTCAAACTGGCCTTCGCAATGAAGAATGCAGGACATTTCCTACCAAGTATGTTTTTGACCCGACAGGGCTCGATGTACGGAAGCGCATTCGTGTTGATCTCAGCCCATCGGACATGCTGCTGAAGAATTCAAAACCTAGGACAGTCTTCATCGGTTGGCACGTTATGCGGGAGCTTTTCGACTATCTGAGCTTCGCTGAGGGAGCATTCAGGGCCAAGGCTGGTCGCACTACAAGCCGCTCTGGGATTCAACTCGTTTTCTTAAACAGAGATGGTCATCCTTTCAGTGAAAAAGGCTTGAACAATGCGTACAGACGACTTTGGTCGGGAAAAAAACCTCGCGTAATGTTCAAGGTTACCCCGCACATGCTGAGACACACCTTTGCTACTTTCGAACTACTCCACCAGTCGCAGCGCACGGCCATGGGGCAAGCGCTTGCCTGGGTTCGAGATCGACTGGGCCACAGCAGCGTCCAAACGACTAGCATCTATCTTCACTGTATTGATCTCATGGAAAACTCGGAACTGAATACATATCAGGAAGAGTTGGACTTGCTTGGGAGTGCACATGGCTAG